The following proteins are encoded in a genomic region of Streptomyces lunaelactis:
- a CDS encoding 2-oxoacid:acceptor oxidoreductase subunit alpha encodes MTSQVSSPAEHADEASEAVVGEQRRPAGEKEIRRLDRVIIRFAGDSGDGMQLAGDRFTSETASFGNDLSTLPNFPAEIRAPAGTLPGVSSFQLHFADHDILTPGDAPTVLVAMNPAALKANIEDVPRGGEIIVNTDEFAKRAMAKVGYDTSPLEDGSLDAYHVHPVPLTTLTIEALKEYGLSRKEAERSKNMFALGLLSWMYHRPTEGTETFLRSKFAKKPQIAEANIAAFRAGLNFGETTEDFAVSYEVAPASKAFPTGTYRNISGNLALSYGLIAASKQADLPLYLGSYPITPASDILHELSKHKNFGVRTFQAEDEIAAIGAALGAAFGGALAVTTTSGPGVSLKSETIGLAVSLELPLLIVAIQRGGPSTGLPTKTEQADLLQAMYGRNGEAPVPVVAPRTPADCFDAAVDAARIALAYRTPVFLLSDGYLANGSEPWRIPDIDELPDLRVQFATGPNHELADGTEVFWPYKRDPQTLARPWAVPGTPGLEHRIGGIEKQDGTGNISYDPANHDFMVRTRQAKIDGIAVPDLEVDDPDSATTLVLGWGSTYGPITAAVRRLRAAGIPIAQAHLRHLNPFPRNLGDVLGRYQKVVVPEMNLGQLATLIRARYLVDAHSYNQVNGMPFKAEQLAEALKEAIND; translated from the coding sequence GTGACCAGCCAGGTCAGTAGCCCAGCCGAGCATGCCGACGAGGCCAGTGAGGCCGTCGTTGGTGAGCAGCGCAGGCCCGCCGGTGAGAAGGAGATCCGCCGTCTTGACCGCGTGATCATCCGCTTCGCGGGTGACTCCGGTGACGGTATGCAGCTCGCCGGTGACAGGTTCACCTCGGAGACCGCGTCGTTCGGAAACGACCTCTCCACGCTGCCGAACTTCCCCGCCGAGATCCGGGCACCTGCCGGAACCCTCCCGGGTGTCTCCAGCTTCCAGCTGCACTTCGCCGACCACGACATCCTCACCCCCGGCGACGCACCGACCGTCCTGGTCGCCATGAACCCGGCAGCCCTCAAGGCCAACATCGAGGATGTGCCGCGCGGCGGCGAGATCATCGTCAACACCGACGAATTCGCCAAGCGGGCGATGGCCAAGGTCGGCTACGACACCTCCCCGCTCGAGGACGGCTCGCTGGACGCCTATCACGTCCACCCCGTGCCGCTGACGACGCTGACCATCGAGGCGCTCAAGGAGTACGGACTCTCCCGCAAGGAGGCCGAGCGCTCCAAGAACATGTTCGCGCTGGGGCTCCTGAGCTGGATGTACCACCGGCCGACGGAGGGCACCGAGACCTTCCTGCGGAGCAAGTTCGCCAAGAAGCCGCAGATCGCCGAGGCGAACATCGCGGCGTTCAGGGCCGGCTTGAACTTCGGCGAGACGACCGAGGACTTCGCGGTCTCCTACGAGGTCGCCCCGGCGAGCAAGGCGTTCCCGACCGGCACCTACCGGAACATCTCCGGGAACCTGGCGCTGTCCTACGGCCTGATCGCCGCGAGCAAGCAGGCCGACCTGCCGCTCTACCTGGGCTCGTACCCGATCACGCCGGCCTCCGACATCCTGCACGAGCTCTCCAAGCACAAGAACTTCGGTGTGCGGACCTTCCAGGCCGAGGACGAGATCGCCGCCATCGGCGCGGCGCTCGGCGCGGCCTTCGGCGGCGCGCTCGCCGTCACCACCACCTCAGGACCGGGTGTCTCGCTGAAGTCCGAGACCATCGGGCTCGCGGTCTCCCTGGAGCTGCCGCTGCTGATCGTCGCCATCCAGCGCGGCGGCCCCTCCACCGGACTGCCGACCAAGACCGAGCAGGCCGACCTGCTGCAGGCGATGTACGGCAGGAACGGCGAGGCCCCGGTTCCGGTCGTCGCCCCGCGCACGCCCGCCGACTGCTTCGACGCAGCCGTCGACGCGGCCCGGATCGCGCTCGCCTACCGCACGCCCGTCTTCCTTCTGAGCGACGGCTATCTGGCCAACGGCTCCGAGCCGTGGCGGATCCCGGACATCGACGAACTCCCGGACCTGCGCGTGCAGTTCGCGACCGGCCCCAACCATGAGCTGGCGGACGGGACGGAGGTGTTCTGGCCGTACAAGCGTGATCCGCAGACCCTGGCGCGTCCCTGGGCGGTTCCGGGGACGCCAGGACTCGAGCACCGGATCGGCGGCATCGAGAAGCAGGACGGCACCGGGAACATCTCCTACGACCCGGCCAACCACGACTTCATGGTCCGCACCCGTCAGGCCAAGATCGACGGCATCGCGGTACCGGACCTCGAGGTGGACGATCCGGACAGCGCGACCACCCTGGTCCTGGGCTGGGGATCCACGTACGGGCCGATCACCGCGGCCGTACGCCGTCTGCGAGCCGCAGGAATCCCCATCGCACAGGCCCATCTGCGCCACCTCAACCCGTTCCCGAGGAATCTCGGGGATGTTCTGGGGCGTTATCAGAAGGTAGTGGTACCCGAGATGAACCTCGGCCAGCTCGCCACCCTGATCCGGGCGAGGTATCTGGTCGACGCGCACAGCTACAACCAGGTCAACGGCATGCCGTTCAAGGCCGAGCAGCTCGCAGAAGCTCTCAAGGAGGCCATCAATGACTGA
- a CDS encoding SDR family oxidoreductase has product MSIVVTGATGHLGRLVIDELLATVPAQRIAAVVRDKEKATDLAARGVELRIADYSEPESLAGAFRAGDRVLLISGSEVGQRVAQHTAVVEAAKAAGVAQLAYTGVLGGPDADFLLAAEHKVTEQRILESGLPYTFLRHGWYTENYTGNLAPVLEHNAVVASAGEGRVASATRADYAAAAAAVLTGDGHLGKAYELSGDVAWSFAEYAAELSRQTGRTIAYTNVPAEAHLGILTGAGVPEPFAEVLVDVDAAVGRGLLAGTTGELARLSGRPTTPLADSVAAALATA; this is encoded by the coding sequence ATGAGCATCGTCGTCACCGGAGCCACCGGACACCTCGGCCGTCTCGTCATCGACGAGCTGCTCGCCACGGTCCCGGCGCAGCGGATCGCCGCCGTCGTGCGAGACAAGGAGAAGGCCACGGACCTCGCGGCGCGCGGCGTCGAACTCCGCATCGCCGACTACAGCGAGCCCGAGAGCCTCGCCGGGGCCTTCCGCGCCGGTGACCGCGTACTGCTGATCTCCGGCAGCGAGGTCGGGCAGCGGGTGGCGCAGCACACCGCCGTGGTCGAGGCCGCGAAGGCGGCGGGCGTCGCCCAGCTCGCGTACACCGGCGTGCTCGGCGGCCCCGACGCCGACTTCCTGCTGGCCGCCGAACACAAGGTCACGGAACAGCGGATCCTCGAATCCGGGCTGCCGTACACCTTCCTGCGCCACGGCTGGTACACCGAGAACTACACCGGGAACCTCGCCCCCGTCCTCGAGCACAACGCCGTGGTCGCGAGCGCGGGCGAGGGCCGGGTCGCCTCCGCCACCCGCGCCGACTACGCCGCGGCCGCGGCCGCCGTACTGACCGGCGACGGCCACCTGGGGAAGGCGTACGAGCTGAGCGGCGATGTCGCCTGGTCCTTCGCGGAGTACGCCGCCGAGCTCTCGCGGCAGACCGGCCGGACGATCGCATACACCAACGTCCCGGCCGAGGCGCACCTCGGAATCCTGACGGGCGCGGGTGTGCCGGAGCCGTTCGCGGAGGTCCTCGTCGACGTCGACGCGGCGGTCGGGCGCGGGCTGCTGGCCGGCACCACGGGCGAACTGGCCCGGCTGAGCGGCCGCCCGACGACCCCGCTCGCCGACTCGGTCGCGGCGGCCCTCGCCACCGCCTGA
- a CDS encoding bifunctional serine/threonine-protein kinase/ABC transporter substrate-binding protein yields the protein MRPLTADDPAGIGGHRLLGRLGAGGMGVVYLARSSGGALVALKVIRAEHAADPAFRARFEREARAASRITGRWTTPVSAADPQAREPWLATAFVPGPSLAEAVALHGPLPCATVCVLGERLAEALIEVHEAGLVHRDVKPGNVLLALDGPRLIDFGIARAAGATALTATGMVIGSPGYLSPEQAQAGRAGETGPPSDIFSLGCVLAYAASGRRPFGTGTPAAVLFRTVHEEPELDDVQGRLLPLVSACLAKDPGERPTAEDVRAGLAGPGSRSGEWLPAALPRLIAERSARVLELPDPEPQEPTPTRTGAVVLVHTRRRFLAMGGSAAGMIAVGGGIAAYLAGRPDSGGQGGQGAPGPLPRYAVGLQADLTGGGRTVGRAQERGARLAVEEFSAREDRPFELTLKVLDDGGQAARARTASGRLIADRTVQAVIGPSTDATALAVAPLFHTARLPMLTVSVGTTGISSASRPANFQLRPDDHNLAVPLIHYLTVVAKSRRTAVIEDRAAGKTGWNLAQSLRESPPTEGVTTVHQVTAGSEDFGPAVAAALAARAQGVVFAGTSPHRAARCARALAGAGFTGARLGVGAVLEPAFLSEAGAAAEGWAFSTTFVDPAALPGAERFVAAYKKRYGVAEVERYAVEAYDAVLLIAQAMRALGGGGVERGAMVRRLRELSYKGLAKTIAFEPLTRVLYARNGLFLHRVQGGRVRFLGPYEKVRSASP from the coding sequence GTGCGGCCGCTCACGGCGGACGATCCGGCCGGCATCGGAGGCCACCGGCTGCTCGGGCGGCTCGGTGCGGGCGGCATGGGCGTGGTCTATCTGGCGCGCTCATCGGGCGGCGCGCTGGTCGCGCTCAAGGTGATCCGCGCCGAGCATGCCGCGGACCCCGCCTTCCGGGCCCGTTTCGAGCGGGAGGCGCGGGCGGCGAGCCGTATCACCGGCCGGTGGACCACGCCGGTCTCCGCCGCCGACCCGCAGGCTCGCGAGCCCTGGCTGGCCACCGCGTTTGTCCCCGGGCCCTCGCTGGCGGAGGCGGTGGCGCTGCACGGGCCGCTGCCCTGCGCGACCGTGTGTGTGCTGGGCGAGCGGCTGGCCGAGGCGCTCATCGAGGTCCATGAGGCGGGCCTGGTGCACCGGGATGTGAAGCCGGGCAATGTCCTCCTCGCCCTGGACGGGCCGCGGCTGATCGACTTCGGCATCGCACGGGCGGCGGGCGCGACCGCGCTGACCGCCACCGGCATGGTGATCGGCTCGCCCGGCTATCTCTCGCCGGAACAGGCCCAGGCGGGGCGCGCGGGCGAGACGGGACCGCCGAGCGACATCTTCTCGCTGGGGTGCGTGCTGGCGTACGCGGCGAGCGGCCGACGCCCCTTCGGCACCGGCACCCCGGCCGCCGTGTTGTTCCGCACGGTGCACGAGGAGCCCGAACTCGACGACGTACAAGGCAGGTTGCTGCCTCTGGTGAGCGCGTGTCTGGCGAAGGACCCGGGCGAGCGGCCGACCGCCGAGGACGTACGGGCGGGGCTGGCCGGTCCGGGGAGCCGGTCCGGCGAGTGGCTGCCGGCCGCGCTGCCCCGGCTGATCGCGGAACGTTCGGCGCGGGTGCTGGAGCTGCCCGACCCCGAGCCGCAGGAACCGACGCCGACCCGGACCGGGGCCGTCGTCCTCGTCCACACCCGCCGCCGGTTCCTTGCGATGGGCGGCTCGGCGGCCGGGATGATCGCGGTCGGCGGCGGCATCGCGGCCTATCTCGCCGGCCGTCCGGACTCGGGCGGACAGGGCGGACAGGGCGCCCCCGGACCGCTGCCGCGCTACGCCGTCGGGCTGCAGGCCGATCTGACCGGCGGCGGCAGAACGGTGGGGCGCGCCCAGGAGCGGGGGGCGCGCCTGGCGGTCGAGGAGTTCAGCGCCCGCGAGGACCGGCCCTTCGAGCTGACCCTCAAGGTCCTCGACGACGGAGGGCAGGCGGCCCGGGCCAGAACCGCGAGCGGCCGGCTCATCGCGGACCGTACGGTTCAGGCCGTCATCGGCCCGTCCACCGACGCCACCGCGCTGGCCGTGGCGCCGCTGTTCCACACGGCGCGGCTGCCCATGCTGACCGTCTCCGTCGGCACGACCGGCATATCGTCGGCGTCCAGACCTGCCAACTTCCAGCTCAGGCCCGACGACCACAACCTCGCCGTACCGCTGATCCACTACCTCACCGTGGTGGCGAAGAGCCGCCGGACCGCGGTCATCGAGGACCGGGCGGCCGGGAAGACCGGCTGGAATCTGGCCCAGAGCCTGCGCGAGAGTCCGCCGACCGAGGGCGTGACCACGGTGCATCAAGTCACCGCAGGGAGCGAGGACTTCGGCCCCGCCGTCGCGGCCGCCCTCGCCGCCCGCGCCCAGGGAGTGGTCTTCGCCGGCACCTCACCGCACCGGGCCGCGCGCTGTGCCCGCGCCCTGGCCGGCGCGGGATTCACGGGGGCGCGGCTGGGCGTCGGCGCCGTGCTGGAACCCGCGTTCCTGTCCGAGGCCGGTGCGGCGGCCGAGGGCTGGGCCTTCAGCACGACGTTCGTCGACCCGGCGGCACTGCCGGGAGCCGAACGCTTCGTCGCGGCCTACAAGAAGCGCTACGGAGTCGCGGAGGTGGAGCGGTACGCCGTCGAAGCGTACGACGCGGTGCTCCTCATCGCCCAGGCCATGCGGGCGCTGGGCGGCGGCGGGGTGGAGCGGGGTGCGATGGTGCGCAGGCTGCGGGAGCTCTCGTACAAGGGACTGGCGAAGACGATCGCGTTCGAGCCGCTCACCCGGGTGCTGTACGCGCGGAACGGTCTGTTCCTCCACCGTGTGCAGGGCGGCCGCGTGCGCTTCCTCGGCCCGTACGAAAAGGTCAGGAGCGCGAGCCCCTGA
- the rarD gene encoding EamA family transporter RarD → MWGLVPLFWPLLKPSGAMEILAHRMVWSLAFVGIALLVLKRWGWVRELLRQPRKLGLIAVAATVITVNWGVYIWAVNSGHVVEASLGYFINPLVTIAMGVLLLKERLRPMQWAAVGTGFAAVLVLAIGYGQPPWISLTLAFSFATYGLVKKKVNIGGLESLAAETAIQFLPALGFLLWLGADGSATFGAHGAGHAALLAATGVVTAVPLVCFGAAAIRVPLSTLGLLQYLAPVFQFLLGVAYFHESMPPERWAGFALVWLALTCLTWDALRTARRTKAEAQRLAARPEARQAGPQSADELKISPSGV, encoded by the coding sequence ATGTGGGGCCTGGTCCCCCTCTTCTGGCCGCTGCTGAAGCCGTCCGGGGCGATGGAGATCCTCGCCCACCGGATGGTCTGGTCGCTGGCCTTCGTCGGTATCGCGCTGCTGGTGCTGAAGCGCTGGGGCTGGGTCCGCGAGCTGCTGCGACAGCCCCGGAAACTGGGGCTCATCGCGGTCGCCGCAACGGTGATCACCGTCAACTGGGGCGTCTACATCTGGGCCGTGAACTCCGGCCATGTGGTCGAAGCCTCGCTCGGCTACTTCATCAACCCGCTGGTCACCATCGCGATGGGCGTGCTGCTGCTCAAGGAGCGGCTGCGCCCGATGCAGTGGGCGGCTGTCGGTACCGGCTTCGCCGCGGTGCTGGTGCTGGCGATCGGTTACGGACAGCCGCCCTGGATCTCGCTCACGCTGGCCTTCTCCTTCGCCACGTACGGCCTGGTCAAGAAGAAGGTCAACATCGGCGGTCTGGAGTCGCTGGCCGCGGAGACTGCGATCCAGTTCCTCCCCGCGCTCGGCTTTCTGCTCTGGCTGGGCGCGGACGGCTCGGCCACCTTCGGCGCGCATGGCGCCGGCCATGCGGCACTGCTCGCCGCGACCGGCGTGGTGACCGCGGTGCCGCTGGTCTGCTTCGGCGCGGCGGCGATCCGGGTGCCGCTCTCCACGCTGGGGCTGCTGCAGTACCTGGCCCCGGTCTTCCAGTTCCTGCTGGGGGTCGCGTACTTCCACGAGTCGATGCCGCCCGAGCGGTGGGCGGGCTTCGCGCTGGTGTGGCTGGCGCTGACCTGCCTGACGTGGGACGCACTGCGGACGGCCCGGCGTACGAAGGCGGAGGCGCAGAGACTTGCCGCCCGGCCGGAGGCCCGTCAGGCGGGTCCTCAGTCGGCGGATGAGCTGAAAATCAGCCCCTCCGGCGTTTGA
- a CDS encoding 2-oxoacid:ferredoxin oxidoreductase subunit beta, with product MTEALSLVPKAEAKQSMKDFKSDQEVRWCPGCGDYAILAAVQGFMPELGLAKENIVFVSGIGCSSRFPYYMNTYGMHSIHGRAPAIATGLASSRRDLSVWVVTGDGDALSIGGNHLIHALRRNVNLKILLFNNRIYGLTKGQYSPTSEVGKITKSTPMGSLDAPFNPVSLAIGAEASFVARTVDSDRKHLTEVLRQAADHKGTALVEIYQNCNIFNDGAFDALKDKQQAEEAVIRLEHGQPIRFGTDRDKGVVRDEATGDLKVVQVTAENESRVLVHDAHSASPTTAFALSRLADPDTLHHTPIGVLRSVERPVYDTMMADQLDTAIERDGKGDLAALLAGSDTWTVVG from the coding sequence ATGACTGAGGCGCTCTCGCTGGTGCCCAAGGCCGAAGCCAAGCAGTCCATGAAGGACTTCAAGTCCGATCAGGAAGTGCGCTGGTGTCCCGGCTGCGGTGACTACGCGATCCTCGCCGCCGTGCAGGGCTTCATGCCCGAGCTCGGCCTGGCGAAGGAGAACATCGTCTTCGTCTCCGGAATCGGCTGCTCCTCCCGCTTCCCGTACTACATGAACACCTACGGGATGCACTCCATCCACGGCCGCGCGCCCGCCATCGCGACCGGGCTCGCGTCCTCGCGCCGCGACTTGAGCGTCTGGGTCGTCACCGGTGACGGCGACGCCCTCTCCATCGGCGGAAACCACCTGATCCACGCGCTCCGCCGCAATGTGAACCTGAAGATTCTGCTCTTCAACAACCGCATCTACGGACTCACCAAGGGCCAGTACAGCCCGACCTCCGAGGTCGGCAAGATCACCAAGTCGACGCCGATGGGCTCGCTGGACGCGCCCTTCAACCCGGTGTCGCTGGCGATCGGCGCCGAGGCGTCCTTCGTGGCCCGCACCGTCGACTCCGACCGCAAGCACCTCACCGAGGTGCTGCGCCAGGCCGCCGACCACAAGGGCACGGCCCTGGTGGAGATCTACCAGAACTGCAATATCTTCAACGACGGCGCCTTCGACGCGCTGAAGGACAAGCAGCAGGCGGAGGAGGCGGTCATCCGCCTCGAGCACGGGCAGCCGATCCGCTTCGGCACCGACCGCGACAAGGGTGTCGTACGGGACGAGGCCACGGGCGATCTGAAGGTCGTGCAGGTGACGGCCGAGAACGAGAGCCGGGTCCTGGTCCACGACGCGCACAGCGCCAGCCCGACCACGGCCTTCGCACTCTCCCGGCTCGCCGACCCGGACACCCTGCACCACACGCCCATCGGGGTCCTGCGCAGTGTGGAACGGCCGGTCTACGACACGATGATGGCCGACCAGCTCGACACCGCCATCGAGAGAGACGGCAAGGGCGATCTGGCCGCGCTGCTCGCGGGCAGCGACACCTGGACCGTCGTCGGCTGA
- a CDS encoding winged helix-turn-helix transcriptional regulator codes for MDVSRDPNVNQAMCPSRLILEHVTSRWGVLVLATLLGRSYRFSELRREVGGVSEKMLAQTLQTLERDGFVHRDAKPVIPPRVDYSLTGLGKEAAEQVWGLARWTEKRTDEVFAARAAYDESKERTAR; via the coding sequence ATGGACGTAAGTAGAGACCCCAACGTCAATCAGGCGATGTGCCCCTCGCGCCTGATCCTGGAGCACGTCACCAGCCGCTGGGGCGTGCTCGTTCTCGCCACCCTGCTGGGCCGCTCGTACCGCTTCAGCGAGCTGCGCCGCGAGGTCGGCGGCGTCAGCGAGAAGATGCTCGCCCAGACCCTCCAGACGCTGGAGCGCGACGGCTTTGTGCACCGCGACGCCAAGCCGGTGATCCCGCCGCGCGTCGACTACTCCCTGACCGGGCTCGGCAAGGAAGCCGCCGAGCAGGTGTGGGGGCTGGCCCGCTGGACGGAGAAGCGGACGGACGAGGTGTTCGCGGCGCGCGCCGCCTACGACGAGTCGAAGGAGCGAACAGCCCGGTAA
- a CDS encoding M28 family peptidase — protein sequence MPLSLPRRTAAAAALALAGLLVSAAPAATAVPTATAAPAPALAAPDIPIANVKAHLTELQSIATANGGNRAHGRAGYKASIDYVKAKLDAAGFTTSLQQFTSSGATGYNLIADWPGGDPNRILMAGAHLDSVTSGAGINDNGSGSAGILETALAVSRAQLQPAKHLRFGWWGAEELGLVGSKYYVNNLPAAERSKISGYLNFDMIGSPNPGYFVYDDDPAIEKTFKDYFAGLSVPTEIETEGDGRSDHASFKNVGIPVGGLFTGASRTKSAAQAQKWGGTSGQAFDRCYHSSCDSSANINDTALDRNSDAIAHAIWTLGTEPTVPPGDFYENTADVAIPDNGAAVTSTVTVSGRTGNAPATLKAAVDIKHTWRGDLVVDLLAPDGTVYPLKPFSSSDSADNVVATYTVNASSEVANGAWKLRVQDRAAQDTGYIDSWRLTF from the coding sequence ATGCCCCTCTCCCTTCCCAGACGCACCGCCGCGGCTGCCGCGCTCGCCCTGGCCGGGCTGCTCGTCTCCGCAGCGCCCGCCGCGACCGCCGTTCCCACCGCGACAGCGGCTCCGGCGCCCGCGCTCGCCGCGCCCGACATACCGATCGCCAACGTCAAGGCGCATCTCACCGAGCTGCAGTCGATAGCCACCGCCAACGGCGGCAACCGCGCCCACGGCCGGGCCGGCTACAAGGCGTCCATCGACTATGTGAAGGCCAAGCTGGACGCGGCCGGATTCACCACGTCCCTCCAGCAGTTCACCTCCAGCGGTGCCACCGGCTACAACCTGATCGCCGACTGGCCGGGCGGCGACCCCAACCGGATACTGATGGCCGGCGCGCACCTCGACTCGGTCACCTCCGGCGCCGGGATCAACGACAACGGCTCGGGCTCCGCCGGGATACTGGAGACCGCACTCGCCGTCTCCCGCGCCCAGCTCCAGCCGGCGAAGCATCTGCGCTTCGGCTGGTGGGGCGCGGAGGAGCTCGGCCTGGTCGGGTCGAAGTACTACGTCAACAACCTCCCGGCCGCCGAGCGTTCGAAGATCTCCGGCTATCTCAACTTCGACATGATCGGCTCGCCGAACCCCGGCTACTTCGTCTACGACGACGATCCGGCGATCGAGAAGACCTTCAAGGACTACTTCGCCGGGCTCAGCGTCCCCACCGAGATCGAGACCGAGGGCGACGGCCGCTCCGACCACGCCTCGTTCAAGAACGTCGGAATACCGGTGGGCGGCCTCTTCACCGGCGCGAGCCGGACGAAGTCCGCCGCCCAGGCCCAGAAGTGGGGCGGCACCTCCGGTCAGGCCTTCGACCGCTGCTACCACTCCTCCTGCGACTCCTCCGCGAACATCAACGACACCGCGCTGGACCGCAACAGCGACGCGATCGCCCACGCGATCTGGACGCTCGGCACCGAACCGACCGTCCCGCCCGGCGACTTCTACGAGAACACCGCCGACGTCGCCATCCCCGACAACGGCGCGGCCGTCACCTCCACCGTGACCGTCTCCGGCCGCACGGGCAACGCCCCGGCCACCCTCAAGGCCGCCGTGGACATCAAGCACACCTGGCGCGGCGACCTGGTCGTCGACCTGCTGGCCCCGGACGGCACGGTGTACCCGCTGAAGCCCTTCAGCTCCTCCGACTCGGCCGACAACGTCGTGGCGACCTACACCGTCAATGCCTCGTCCGAGGTCGCGAACGGTGCCTGGAAGCTGCGCGTCCAGGACAGGGCTGCCCAGGACACCGGCTATATCGACAGCTGGAGACTGACCTTCTAG
- a CDS encoding bifunctional serine/threonine-protein kinase/ABC transporter substrate-binding protein has translation MTSPLLPADPSSIAGHRLLARLGAGGMGVVYLGRTEPGGTLVAVKVIQAEYASEPDFRARFRREVEAARRVDSPWTVPVTGADADADNPWLATAFVPGPSLAEAVAACGPLPVRSVRVLGKMLARALSAVHSAGLVHRDVKPGNVLLAVQGPRVIDFGIARSAEDTAITSADMIVGTPGFLSPEQAEARGAETGPPSDIFSLGCLLAYAATGRPPFGTGVVDALLYRTVHDAPDLEGIGGELAGLLEACLAKDPADRPTADELDVRLIEDAPEGSVDWLPDDVVRMIAERSAEMLALPDIEPTRAEAPSAEVPPSEVPPSRRTFLLAAGGVVLVAGGGVGAWAALRDDGTPAAGSPARTRDRTIGVQADLSGPGKAAGRAQEQGARLAVEQFNSRSGKPFRLELRALDDGGSPDRAPAVAKRFTADSAVLAVLGPTDDATARAVLPVYDESLLPLLAVSPGAMDLPKAENRSFLSARPGDAIVSVPLGVHPAGELGSVRPGLLQDRTAGQYGWESVTIANAGMRHFGRVPYPRVVPANLDDFEPVIADMLKAGVDAFSYCGYAEGAARFARDLAVAGFTGPRIAPQAVLDPRFLQLAGDAAEGWVLSSSFVDPAAVPAAKAFTTAFRKRYGAPPGYFAAEAYDTVNLVLQQLVAHHGQSRSLPDRKTLVALLRKSRYQGITKQYAFKPEDGRFIAGGVFYHRVEGGRFRYVGPAPSAW, from the coding sequence ATGACCAGCCCCCTGCTCCCCGCCGACCCCTCGTCCATCGCAGGACACCGCCTCCTCGCCCGGCTCGGCGCGGGCGGCATGGGCGTCGTCTACCTGGGCCGCACGGAGCCGGGCGGCACGCTCGTCGCCGTCAAGGTCATCCAGGCCGAGTACGCGTCGGAGCCGGACTTCCGGGCCCGCTTCCGCCGTGAGGTCGAGGCCGCGCGACGGGTCGACAGCCCCTGGACGGTGCCCGTCACAGGCGCCGACGCGGACGCGGACAATCCCTGGCTCGCCACGGCCTTTGTGCCGGGACCCTCGCTCGCCGAGGCGGTCGCCGCCTGCGGACCGCTGCCGGTCCGGAGCGTACGGGTGCTCGGCAAGATGCTCGCCCGCGCGCTGAGCGCCGTGCACAGCGCGGGCCTCGTCCACCGGGACGTGAAGCCGGGCAATGTGCTGCTCGCCGTACAAGGCCCCCGCGTCATCGACTTCGGCATCGCGCGCTCGGCCGAGGACACCGCGATCACCTCGGCCGACATGATCGTCGGCACCCCCGGCTTCCTCTCGCCCGAGCAGGCGGAGGCGCGCGGCGCGGAGACCGGACCGCCGAGCGACATCTTCTCGCTGGGCTGCCTGCTGGCGTACGCGGCGACCGGGCGGCCGCCTTTCGGTACGGGAGTGGTGGACGCGCTGCTCTACCGCACCGTCCACGACGCGCCCGATCTCGAAGGGATCGGGGGCGAGTTGGCCGGGCTGCTCGAAGCGTGCCTGGCCAAGGACCCGGCCGACCGGCCGACCGCGGACGAGCTCGACGTACGCCTCATCGAGGACGCCCCTGAGGGCAGCGTCGACTGGCTGCCCGACGACGTCGTTCGGATGATCGCCGAGCGCTCGGCCGAGATGCTCGCGCTGCCCGACATCGAACCGACCCGGGCCGAGGCCCCGAGCGCCGAAGTGCCCCCGTCCGAAGTGCCCCCGTCACGCCGGACGTTCCTGCTCGCCGCGGGAGGGGTGGTCCTCGTCGCGGGCGGCGGTGTCGGCGCCTGGGCCGCCCTGCGCGACGACGGAACTCCCGCCGCCGGTTCCCCCGCGCGGACCCGGGACCGGACCATCGGCGTCCAGGCCGACCTCAGCGGCCCCGGCAAGGCGGCGGGCCGCGCCCAGGAACAGGGCGCACGCCTCGCCGTCGAGCAGTTCAACTCCCGCAGCGGCAAGCCCTTCCGCCTGGAGTTAAGGGCGCTCGACGACGGCGGCAGCCCGGACCGCGCCCCGGCCGTCGCCAAGCGGTTCACCGCCGACAGTGCGGTGCTCGCCGTGCTCGGCCCGACCGACGACGCGACGGCCCGCGCGGTCCTGCCCGTGTACGACGAGTCGCTGCTGCCGCTGCTCGCCGTATCGCCGGGCGCGATGGACCTGCCCAAGGCCGAGAACCGTTCCTTCCTGTCCGCCCGGCCCGGCGACGCGATCGTCTCGGTGCCACTCGGTGTGCATCCGGCCGGTGAGCTGGGGTCGGTCCGCCCCGGACTGCTCCAGGACCGGACCGCAGGGCAGTACGGATGGGAGTCGGTCACCATCGCCAACGCCGGCATGCGCCACTTCGGCCGCGTGCCCTACCCCCGGGTCGTGCCCGCGAACCTCGACGACTTCGAGCCGGTCATCGCCGACATGCTCAAGGCGGGCGTGGACGCGTTCAGTTACTGCGGATACGCCGAGGGCGCGGCCCGCTTCGCGCGCGATCTGGCGGTGGCCGGATTCACGGGTCCGCGGATCGCCCCGCAGGCCGTACTCGACCCGCGGTTCCTCCAGTTGGCCGGCGACGCTGCCGAGGGCTGGGTGCTCTCCTCGTCCTTCGTCGACCCGGCCGCCGTGCCCGCCGCGAAGGCCTTCACCACCGCCTTCCGCAAGCGGTACGGCGCCCCACCCGGCTACTTCGCGGCCGAGGCGTACGACACCGTCAACCTCGTCCTCCAACAGCTGGTGGCCCACCACGGGCAGAGCCGGAGCCTGCCGGACCGCAAGACCCTCGTTGCCCTGCTGCGCAAGAGCAGATACCAGGGCATCACCAAGCAGTACGCCTTCAAACCGGAGGACGGGCGCTTCATCGCGGGTGGCGTGTTCTACCACCGGGTGGAAGGCGGCCGCTTCCGCTACGTCGGCCCCGCGCCCTCGGCCTGGTAG